A genomic region of Thunnus maccoyii chromosome 13, fThuMac1.1, whole genome shotgun sequence contains the following coding sequences:
- the si:ch211-283g2.1 gene encoding sodium- and chloride-dependent GABA transporter ine — MEFGPRRATEKTGGADMDEQPSRPTWSRQIEFTLAGIGCAVGLGNVWRFPYLCYRSGGGAFLVPYLLMLVVLGIPLLYMELTVGQYMRRGPVRALANVCPLLKGVGIASVAISFIMCTYYNVVITWALYYLFSSFQAPLPWQSCNNTWNTPNCTNHATNSSYTSTASQEFFKYKMLEQTAGVEEAGVIRWELFLILLLAWILIYLCIFKGVKSTGKVVYFTALFPYVILIALLINNAQLPGAIDGITFFIVPEWDKLLSVEVWVNAAAQIFNSIGIGFGSLMAMSSYNSFNNNVLKDTLTISIINSVTSILAGFVIFSGFGYMSHLQGIPVSNLAVDGPGLVYVVYPQAFANMPVSQLWAVMFFFMLLCLGLDSEFAMVEVMVTSLMDEFDQKLIKFFKRKELFVLAVCCAASILGIPCVMQVGIYVFQLMDHYTAIVSIMFLAFFEVIAICWSYGVNRLSDNLEEMTGKRANIFFRLCWLIVAPVLITVILIFSIIQFKPARYGDYVFPPWAQGVGWVIAMASIIWIPLGAIHTLWVLPGSFMQKLKLSIAPYALNETSKMPYYEGGGNRGGRYPVIAVISSTVSLPDKPPVQTNL, encoded by the exons ATGGAGTTTGGGCCCAGACGAGCCACAGAGAAGACAGGAGGAGCAGACATGGATGAGCAACCCAGCAGACCAACATGGAGCAGGCAGATAGAGTTTACTCTGGCTGGCATCGGCTGCGCTGTGGGCTTGGGCAACGTTTGGAGGTTCCCTTATCTCTGCTACAGGAGTGGAGGAG GTGCCTTCCTGGTGCCATACTTGCTTATGCTGGTGGTGTTGGGGATCCCTCTGCTCTACATGGAGCTAACTGTGGGACAGTACATGAGGAGAGGGCCTGTCCGTGCTCTGGCTAATGTCTGTCCACTGTTAAAAG GAGTGGGCATTGCATCTGTTGCCATCTCCTTCATCATGTGCACCTATTACAATGTCGTCATCACCTGGGCCCTCTATTATCTCTTTAGCTCCTTCCAGGCACCGCTACCCTGGCAGAGTTGTAACAACACCTGGAACACACCTAACTGTACTAATCACGCCACCAACAGCAGCTACACCTCCACAGCCAGCCAGGAGTTCTTCAA ATATAAGATGCTGGAGCAGACTGCAGGAGTGGAGGAGGCAGGAGTGATACGGTGGGAGCTTTTCCTCATTCTCCTGCTGGCCTGGATCCTCATTTACCTTTGCATCTTTAAGGGTGTGAAATCGACAGGCAAG GTGGTGTACTTCACGGCTCTGTTCCCGTATGTTATCCTCATTGCTCTGCTGATCAATAACGCTCAGCTTCCTGGAGCAATAGATGGGATAACTTTCTTCATAGTGCCGGAGTGGGACAAGCTGCTCTCAGTGGAg GTGTGGGTGAATGCTGCAGCTCAGATTTTTAACTCCATCGGGATTGGTTTCGGCTCCCTCATGGCCATGTCCAGCTACAACTCCTTCAACAACAACGTTCTGAA GGACACACTGACTATATCCATCATCAACTCTGTCACTAGTATCCTGGCAGGCTTTGTTATTTTCTCTGGTTTTGGATACATGTCTCACTTGCAGGGCATTCCTGTCAGCAACCTGGCTGTGGATG GTCCAGGACTGGTTTATGTTGTTTACCCACAAGCCTTTGCCAACATGCCAGTGTCTCAGCTCTGGGCTGTGATGTTCTTCTTCATGCTTCTTTGCCTCGGACTGGACAGTGAG TTTGCAATGGTTGAAGTGATGGTGACCAGTCTCATGGACGAATTCGATCAAAAGCTGATTAAATTCTTCAAGCGCAAGGAGCTGTTTGTTCTTGCAGTTTGTTGTGCAGCCAGCATTCTTGGGATTCCTTGTGTCATGCAG GTGGGGATCTATGTTTTCCAGCTGATGGACCATTACACAGCCATAGTGTCCATCATGTTTCTTGCGTTCTTTGAGGTTATAGCCATCTGTTGGAGTTATG GTGTGAATCGACTTTCAGACAACCTGGAAGAGATGACTGGAAAGAGAGCAAACATCTTCTTCAGGCTGTGTTGGTTAATAGTTGCACCTGTGCTGATCACT GTCATCCTCATTTTCTCCATCATCCAGTTCAAACCAGCTCGCTATGGAGACTATGTCTTCCCTCCCTGGGCTCAGGGGGTCGGCTGGGTCATAGCCATGGCCTCCATCATCTGGATTCCTTTGGGTGCCATTCACACATTGTGGGTGTTACCTGGTTCATTCATGCAG AAACTGAAACTGTCCATCGCACCATATGCCCTGAATGAGACGTCAAAAATGCCATATTATGAAGGAGGAGGGAACAGAGGAGGCAGATATCCAGTCATTGCCGTCATCAGCTCCACCGTCTCTCTACCTGACAAACCTCCTGTTCAGACAAACCTCTGA